The Arcanobacterium pinnipediorum genome includes the window TGGAACGCGGCAAGAATCTGTTATGGAATGTCGCGCCAGGTCAGAAACTTGATCTTACGGGAGCAACTGGAAAACTGAAGTTCACCGGAAAGATTGAATGGTCAAAGTATGATGGCTACTTGAATCTGTGGATTGCTAATCCAACAATCGATTTCGAGAACAAGCAGCTCCTTGCCGATGGTTATACCCGAGGCACTATGGCTAAAGCTGGAGTAGTCGAATTTGTTCAGCAACCAATTGCACAATTGGCAGACTTGAGTGTTACGCAAAAAGAAGGATACGTTGTTGTATCTTCGCTTGAACCAGTTTTAACGGAGCATGTTAAGTCTCTAGTAGGTTTTTACGCTGGAGAAAAGGGAGCCCCATTCGTAGCTACCATTGGGACGAGCGTGGATAACACTGCCGTTCCGCAACCAGTTCTGTGGGAAATGTTCCCCGAACGCTGGAGTGACCCAGTAAATGGTCCAGTCTATAGCGATGATCCGATCACAAATGTTGAGATTCCTGATGCCAATCTCGAAAAGTGCATTCGCTCGCAGATGGATGTTGATCCAAAGATTCCGATGACGAATAAGGTTCTTGAGGGCATTCAGTCCATAAACTGTGCTGCTTTGGATATTCAAAATCTCCAAGGCATTGAAAAAGCTATCAATCTATCATCCATTAATCTCTACAAGAACAAGATTACCGATCTTGGGCCACTACGTGATTTGACGAAGCTCGTCAGCCTTTCTGTAGGAGGAAATCGGTTGACGTCGCTTGCTCCATTGGCAAAGCTGACAAAACTTCACTCCCTCAGCGCTGAGGAAAATTGGTTGACGGATGTTTCAGTGGTCAAGAATCTGCCAAATCTTTCAACGCTAAATCTTGCGAATAATCGCATCAGCGATATCACGCAATTGCCAATGTTAGAGCAGAATCCTGATGCGGAGACGATTGAAGAAGTCAACTTGTCGCATAACCGCATTTCCGATCTTTCTCGTTGGAATGAATTGGTGTTTATCAAGAACGTCAATCTTTCGCACAACCTCATTGAAGATCTTGGTACTTTGCCACTAAAGCGCGGTATTCGTGAGCTTGATTTGCGCAATAACTTCATCACTGATCCATCGCCGTTAGCAGCTTGGAAAGAGAATGCTGCCTACATTACATGGATCAAACTTGCCTACAATTCATTCGGCCAAGACGGATGGGATGCGCTGCAGCCTCTAACCGCTATTACCGATGAATATCAGGGAACTACGCGCAACTTGTTGCGCGGTGGACCAAACAAGCGAAAGACTGCAGAAGACCTGCGTAATCCACAAACTAAAGAGGCTGTTCAGCAAGCCCATGTGGATGAAGATGCGGTAATTACTGCTGAGATCGCGCAGATTAATGAGGCGATTGAGGCCAAGCGTCAAGCTGAAGAGGCTAAGCGTCAGGCTGAAGAAGAGGCTAAGCGTCAGGCTGAAGAAGAGGCTAAGCGTCAGGCTGAAGAAGAGGCTAAGCGCCAGGCTGAAGAAGAGGCTAAGCGCCAGGCTGAAGAAGAAGCCAAAGCTAATCAGAACAAGGTTTCTGGCTCGCTTTCGTGGGGTGTAAAGAAGTCCTTCCGTCAATACATTCACGGCTTTGCTCGCGGTGATTGGACCCTCTCTGATGGTGCAACTGGCGAATTTGATTTCCCGGTCAAAAATGATGGAAAGATTTCGGCTGATAATTTCACCGAAATGAATTTCGCAGGCAAGGTACATTTCACAGCTCATCATGGTCTGCTTGACCTTGCAATCTCAGAGCCGACGATTAAACAAGAATCGGGAGCGTGGAAACTCTACGCAACATTAGATTCGCGTCCATTTGACCGGAATGATGTTAGTAAAGTCTTTGCTGGAGAGAAGATTCCGCTTGCAGACCTCGAGTCACATCGAGTTGCGATAGCTGACTTGTCAGCTCCGCAGAAAGTTGTTACCGGCGACGCGATTTCATTGTCCTTCGCGGAGGTTAATCTAACATCAGCCGGTGCGACGGCGTTCGCCAACTTCTATCCAGCTGGCCAGGAACTCGATCCCATCACCGTAGCTGTGGAGATTACTAAGGTAAACACGGATACTCCTGGTACGGATACTCCTGGTACGGATACTCCTGGTACGGATACTCCTGGTACGGATACTCCTGGTACCGATACTCCAGGAACTGGTGACTCTACCTCGACCACCGAAGGCGTTGCCAACATTGGAACCCTCGATTGGGGAGTCAAGGATAGTTTCCGCAAGTACATTCACGGCTTCGCTAAGGGCGATTGGGAACTCTTTGACGGTGTAACTGGCGAGTTCCTCTTCCCACTCAAGGCCGGTGAAAAGGTATCGCTAACCGATATCGCAGAAATCAACTTCGCGGGCAGAGTACACTTCACTGGACACCACGGCCTACTCGACCTCACTATTTCGGAACCAACAGTCAAGAAAGAAGCTGATGGTTGGAAGCTCTACGCAACGGTAGCATCACGGCCACTCGATAACCAGAACGTGGCAATGGTTACTGCTTTCCGTAGCGCACAGCCAGCATCTGCAATCACCTCATCGCGAGTTGCACTTGCTACCCTTTCAGATCCGCAAATGACTGATGTTGGTCAAGGAGTGAAGCGCCTAACCTTCGCAAATGTTTCCCTCACCGCACAAGGAGCGCAAGCATTTGCCGGATTCTATCAGCCGGGCCAAAGCCTTGACGCACTTACAATCACACTCGGTGCTAGCGTCAAATCCGACGATTCTGGAAAGAACAGGGCAGACGGTAACGGCAAGGACGGAGCCGATCAAGGTAATAAGGGTAATCAGAAGAACGATGGTGGTGTAGATCCAAACCAGCAGATGTCTAACGACAATGGTGGTAAGGAATCACAGATGAAGCAATGCACTGTTGATACAAACAAGAAGCGTATCGCCAGTGGAAACCTCAACTGGGCAATCCGCTCCTCGTTTACCACCTACGTTCGCGGCTCAATCGCACACGGTGGCTGGGACCTCAACGGTGCTTCCTGGAACGGTAGCGAGTTTAGCTTCCCAGCAACTGGCGGACTGTACAACACCGCTACGCGCTCCGGCTCGATCTACTACGGCGGCTCAGTACACTTCACCGGACACAACGGTATCCTCGATCTGACAATGAGCAACCCAAGTATTTCCATGAACGGAAACAGCGGATCGCTCTACCTGACTGTAGCTGGATCAGATATGAGCGGCAACAAGTTCAATCTTGGCCGGGTCCAATTCGCCACAATTTCGTTCAACGGAGTTTCGGTCTCTGACGGTGCACTGAGCTTCAGCGGCGCATCTGTAGCGCTGACCGCCGAAGGAGCAAAGGCATTCGCCGGATTCTACCAGCCAGGCGAACAACTAGATCCAATGTCATCTAACGTTAAACTCATCCCAGCAACGGCATGTGACCCAGCAACCGGTGAGCTTATCGAATACGGTGCATTCGGTGAAACTCTTGCAACAACGGGTGTAAGTGTTCAGGTAATGTTCCTTGTCTCAATCCTGACGCTCTTTGCCGGAGCTGGACTCATCGGCGCTCGTCGTCGATCCGTCACACCCAGTGCCCGCAACTAATTAGATGGCACAGAAAAATGAGACAACTGACTAAGGTCAGTTACTGTTAACGATAGCGACGGTGTGGAGCACTCAGTGTGCTCCACACCGCGTTCGTGCGAAGAGAGCCAAAACGTGATGAAACGAAAACTAACTATCCTCGTTGCCATACTTGCGACAACCCTAGGAGCATGCGGCACACCGGTACATCCTGACGAAGCAAAAAAAGATGCCAGCCAGCAGGAAAGTTCCGAACAAAAAACCGACGTCGAAACCACTAAAGCCGCGCTACCAAATCCACATGAGATCACTGGCTTGCGAGTTGTTTCCGATATACCAGATCCCGAAGCAGTATCTGGAAATTTCCCGCAAAAACTGCCAGTAACGATGACCGACGTCGAAGGTAACAGCGTCACGATCACTGATACCTCTCGAATCTTAGCCCTGGACTTACCAGGAACATTAAGTAGAACCGTCATCGCCTTAGGATACGGAAAGAATCTCGTCGGACGAACTGTTTCCTCAACCGAAGAACAACTCCGTGATTTACCGGTCGTGACCGAAAATGGTCACACTCTCAACACTGAAGCGATCCTATCCTTAAACCCAACCGTGATTATTGCCGATCGCAGTGTTGGTCCACCCGAATCTCTTGATCAACTGCGCGCCTCAGGTATCCCCGTCGTCCTGATAGATCCACAACGCGGCCTAGAGCACAATGCGCCACTGATTATGAGTGTTGCCCAAGCCTTAGGGAATGAAGAAGCAGGAAAAGCACTGGTAGAACGCACCGAAAAAGAAACCCAAGAAGCTGTTGCGCAGATCAAGGAATGGATCCCAGAACAGCCGATGGAAGCAGCGTTCTTGTATGTGCGTGGCACCGGCGGAGTATTCTTTATTCTCGGTGCCAACGAAGGCGCATCGGAGCTCATCAGCTCAGTTGGCGGAAAAGATCTCGCAAAGGAACAAGGCATAACCGGCC containing:
- a CDS encoding HtaA domain-containing protein, whose translation is MRKMLVSALAATALMLGNTIPAMASQENEAVVAQPTTATTDVASTDEVSTPGVEEAAPAEKPASQTPAPQQPQAEEAEEAEEAEEAEVTEADSVSAPTETEIAQPAEGGTDQSTAAEETANDGRIAVTSGSANWDFRKSFRDYVGIEGEKLTDVTILERGKNLLWNVAPGQKLDLTGATGKLKFTGKIEWSKYDGYLNLWIANPTIDFENKQLLADGYTRGTMAKAGVVEFVQQPIAQLADLSVTQKEGYVVVSSLEPVLTEHVKSLVGFYAGEKGAPFVATIGTSVDNTAVPQPVLWEMFPERWSDPVNGPVYSDDPITNVEIPDANLEKCIRSQMDVDPKIPMTNKVLEGIQSINCAALDIQNLQGIEKAINLSSINLYKNKITDLGPLRDLTKLVSLSVGGNRLTSLAPLAKLTKLHSLSAEENWLTDVSVVKNLPNLSTLNLANNRISDITQLPMLEQNPDAETIEEVNLSHNRISDLSRWNELVFIKNVNLSHNLIEDLGTLPLKRGIRELDLRNNFITDPSPLAAWKENAAYITWIKLAYNSFGQDGWDALQPLTAITDEYQGTTRNLLRGGPNKRKTAEDLRNPQTKEAVQQAHVDEDAVITAEIAQINEAIEAKRQAEEAKRQAEEEAKRQAEEEAKRQAEEEAKRQAEEEAKRQAEEEAKANQNKVSGSLSWGVKKSFRQYIHGFARGDWTLSDGATGEFDFPVKNDGKISADNFTEMNFAGKVHFTAHHGLLDLAISEPTIKQESGAWKLYATLDSRPFDRNDVSKVFAGEKIPLADLESHRVAIADLSAPQKVVTGDAISLSFAEVNLTSAGATAFANFYPAGQELDPITVAVEITKVNTDTPGTDTPGTDTPGTDTPGTDTPGTDTPGTGDSTSTTEGVANIGTLDWGVKDSFRKYIHGFAKGDWELFDGVTGEFLFPLKAGEKVSLTDIAEINFAGRVHFTGHHGLLDLTISEPTVKKEADGWKLYATVASRPLDNQNVAMVTAFRSAQPASAITSSRVALATLSDPQMTDVGQGVKRLTFANVSLTAQGAQAFAGFYQPGQSLDALTITLGASVKSDDSGKNRADGNGKDGADQGNKGNQKNDGGVDPNQQMSNDNGGKESQMKQCTVDTNKKRIASGNLNWAIRSSFTTYVRGSIAHGGWDLNGASWNGSEFSFPATGGLYNTATRSGSIYYGGSVHFTGHNGILDLTMSNPSISMNGNSGSLYLTVAGSDMSGNKFNLGRVQFATISFNGVSVSDGALSFSGASVALTAEGAKAFAGFYQPGEQLDPMSSNVKLIPATACDPATGELIEYGAFGETLATTGVSVQVMFLVSILTLFAGAGLIGARRRSVTPSARN
- a CDS encoding heme/hemin ABC transporter substrate-binding protein, which codes for MKRKLTILVAILATTLGACGTPVHPDEAKKDASQQESSEQKTDVETTKAALPNPHEITGLRVVSDIPDPEAVSGNFPQKLPVTMTDVEGNSVTITDTSRILALDLPGTLSRTVIALGYGKNLVGRTVSSTEEQLRDLPVVTENGHTLNTEAILSLNPTVIIADRSVGPPESLDQLRASGIPVVLIDPQRGLEHNAPLIMSVAQALGNEEAGKALVERTEKETQEAVAQIKEWIPEQPMEAAFLYVRGTGGVFFILGANEGASELISSVGGKDLAKEQGITGLTPANAESLVALNPEVIFTMSAGLESTNGMEGFLARPGVSETRAGQNQRVVAIPDGLSLSFGPQTGQTLLAVARALYGVE